The Columba livia isolate bColLiv1 breed racing homer chromosome 2, bColLiv1.pat.W.v2, whole genome shotgun sequence genome includes the window TTAGTTCCACAAACTATTTCAAAGCCAAATCTTTGTATCAGCAACAAACCTTCTGTACCTTtttctgtccccaaatccaAAATCCACCGTGAAAATCACTTGTTCTGGGCCTGGATTCACTGACAGGAAACACAAGGCACCACTTCTAATGTTTACATTACAAGTTTATGTGCTTATTCATAAAAATCCTGCAGTCAGAATGATCAGCTTGGATTGCTGAGGAGGaggattattttaatttctttatgtaTTTCAATTAAATGCATGACTATTGatttcagtgcattttttcagttaaaagcaCAGTGATTTATGTTGTTTAAATGCTATTGCCTGCCCTGCCAAAAGCACGCATCTGGGAATATTTCTGGGTTGCTCAcagtcttttctcctttctttccgcCTCTGTTTGCCAGTACATGCTGCTGAAACAAACCAGCTACTTCAAAAGGCAGTTCCTGCTTTCTGTCCTTATGAGTCTGGCACTGTTTTGAGAAGGGGGGAGTAATAGTAAGAGAAGAAAGGTAGATTCAGGGcccacaaagaaaaccaacagaaaataatgtaatgaTAAAACAGTACACCTACCTGAACTCCATTCTTTCTCCCAGGGTGATACCATTTCTGGATTCATCTGAGGTTGGATAAGTTGAGTTTCAAGAAGCCACCAGTTCTCTGCAGCATCTGAATTCTGTGACCCCATCTCCACAAGCTCATTGTCAGCCTACACTTTCCATGGCTCCTTCCAGAAGGGTGCTGTGATGTGCCCGGTGTCCCCTGCTGTGATATGCCCCTCCTGGCATACAGCTCTGCACAACCATAACAGGACAGAAAAGCAGCCCCAGATTCATACTGACTTTGTTCTTCAGCTGGTGTGACAGTCGCCAGTTCTCTCCTTTGTCCAGCACTGCTGATACTCTCTGCTATAGTGAGTTTCTGCAAGTCTTTTGCAACACCTAAATAAGCATCTTTATTCCTGCAGTAATTTGGCAGTGTACTTGCactgctccttctcctctcaGGACCAGAAACCCCAGAGTGTTCTTGTATTATTAATGAAAGACTGCCTGCATTGCCACAGGTAATACAGTATTCACATGAGCTTCACATTCATGGAACAAAGTGATATGTAGCTTAAGCTACTTACAGAAGTAATTATGCTTGCTGAGCATCTACTGTGGAAGTTACCAACAGGACCCCAAACCAAGTGCAGTTGCACATATGGACACACTAGCATAAGTTAGGTTTTACCAATAAACTGTTGGTGTAAGCTGAAGTCTATTTACTCCTTCCCTCCCAGCTAAACAATTAACAGTATAATTATTATTGTACAGTTACACTGCTATGATTCTGCATGTACAGGAGTTGTGAAGCTCAAGAAGTGAGGGCACAAATTCTGCTGAGTTCTCTCAATAGGTGCATGACAGCAGACTAAGGAGGAGCAAGAGAAGCAAGGCTCCACAGGTTTTCCTGAACACTGTTTTTCGTCTTTGAAGTGCTTTACAAAAAATGTATTGCAATTAAGCATGGAAACACACCTTTCAGGAACTATCACTCTTATTTTCTCAATAACGAAAATGAAGCAGAGATGTTCAAGTTGAATTGTTCAAGTCAGCAAAGCAAATGAGCGATAGAAAAGGGACTGATGTCTAGTTCCCAATTCACTATCATATCAGAGCTTGTTCTACACTTTTGAATATTACCTATCACCAAGATTATTATCCTTGCCTAACAGTGTGTTTGCAATAATTCAAGATCTTTACAAGAAATCTACAACCTGAATTCAGCATCTCATTAAGCTCAAAGAATAAGTTACAGACTTACAATTTTAAAGCTCTTCCAATAGCTAGTTATCCACCTTCTGCCTGTTTAAGTCTGTTTGATAGCTTACGGGTACTAAATTCAGCAGTACAATTGACTTAACGAGTTCTGACCTATTCCTTGAGTTGTTGTAACTGATGATGAGCACTGCCCATCATTTCCCATCCCAACTAAAAGGTAACTGTCAGTGAAGATGACTCCAGTCACCCTATTTCTTTTAGCGATCAGGGTGAGCTCAGCAGGTGACAGCTCAGCTGATGACATTAAACCATGCTCAGGTAATTGCACCCTATCACATTACTGAGTACAGGCAAAAAAAGTAAGTTTTCTAGTTCAACCATGAGAATTCTCGGCAAAGAAGCCAGAAGTGACATTTTTAGTGTTATCTTTTATcttaaaaaggtattttctaCTACTCTTACCATAGTAATCCATTACTGAGTAACAAGGGCTATTCAGCACTAGTAATAGTCTGACAACTAGTCTCCATATTTTTCTTGCCTCAGGAATCAAATGTTCTTTATATAAAGGTTAAAATCTCAAACCATGTGACTCTCAACAATGCAAATTAAACCTTTGCTCCTTAACAttatgatattttatttttttgttgttgaacATTTCCCCAAAATAACATGTTTAAGTAGCTGTCTTCAACATCCCATTTAATTCAAGAAATATCCTTCCAGTGGAGTAGCAAAGCCACTGACTAATAACAAATTTTAGAAATCcaatttgtttttactgtttgtGTTATATGCTTATGTTTTCACTTCTCTCAGCCTGGACATCCAATCTACAGTGTTAAGCATTTGTGTATTACCACTTTAAATTTTGATTCTCATTGCTATAATGCTTGCGTCACTACCATCTGAATCCAGTaatatctgttaaaaaaataaattatctttcaGGGTTTTACAAGCACACATTTATGGCTTCCAGAAGTACTAATGCTCTATCAGGAACCGGATAGTTTTGCGCTTCCCATGAGAAAGGAATCTGAAAGTCTAGGTTACTTATGTGGAGACTAGAACCATAGACACTGAAAAATCAGTTTACACACTCTGAAAGGGGACAGAGGGGAAACGGTGATTTGAAAGTAGGCAAATGCTATTCACAGATGTTGCTGTatttaaaaggctttttcattttaaatacatttctaaaagaaaaattaaaaggcttAAAGAAAGGAACATGATGCCAACCAGAAGAAGACATAAGAACTCTGATTACATTTGATTCAAGTACAAGAAGATTCACCAGTGGCACTGAATGTAACTGACCTTATATCACCAACAAAGGACCCCCAGATCTCTTTTTGTCTGGTTTTCAAGGCAAGCTGATAACATCTTATCATGGTAACTGTCTGAACATGCATGATTCTGATTGTGCTTAAGGTAGCAGGAACTGGCTTCCAACATGACTGGGGAGATTTCAAGTAGTCACTTGGggaaagatgagagaaacagaaaccaGGATTGCCCTGCATCTGACAAAAACATGCAGCTGGCAATCCTGTAGTTCTCATACCTTTGACCTGTGGCTCTCCATCCAACAACCTGCTCCCTCCATAAACTCCACACCACATCGCATTCCCAAAAGTGTCCCCCACCACAGCGCATTTTGAGGACTGGAGATGCAGAAGTCATGAAAGCACAGGGCCCTTCCCTGGCAGATACCTTCTGCCTCGTACTTCACCTTCGtctcccagctctgcttcccTCTCAATAGCACTCCAgtccctgtgctgctccagTGGCCTTCTCCCAGCCTGTGTCCAGATATGCTCTCAGTAGCTCCACAAATCCTTACCTCTTGGCCCACGTATCCTTATGtatctcccttcctccctctctacctccctcctgccctccaggtTGCACAACACTGTTGGATGACAGGCTGAGAGATTTCATACCCAACAGATGGGCTCACAAACAGGGAGCGAGGAAGGTGGCgggagagcagcagctctctAGCCACAGGGTATCCACACACATTCACAGCAATGGGTTGCACCAGGCTTGTACCATTACAGGTCAAGagctttcttaaaacaaaagctaGTATTTCTTAtcatttctttgtgctgtgtttttagGCTTCCTGAACTACAAGGGGTCACTATGCAAGCTACCATGCCTAAAATATTAACTCTAAGACATTGTATTGATAATATTTCTGAAGATAAAACAGATTCCCTTCTCTTGGTACACTGGCCCTCTATGTTCCCGTATACAGGTGTTATTACTTGGTCACTGGTGACTGAGGAAGTAGATGAGATTTTTCAAGAGTTTTgacccccttttttttgtttttcttttttctgaaatatgtatttactttttaagtGATGCTGCACGAATGGGATTTCAATCATCAGGTGTGGTAGGTGTTTCAGTGACATCTGAATGTTGTTCatcaggaaaggaaagagaaacaaccaGGAATTGCATCCAAAGGACTGATTTCTCAATTTACCTTAGGCTAGTATTGCACTTCTACTTAATCAAAATATGCCATAGAGGGGAAAACGAATGTCTACAACACAgtttaccaaaaaaacccctcaattTGCTgctcacaaatattttttaaaaatccaccCCTTATGCCAGCATTTTGGCTCACTGTATTCTACTCCTCTGTCATTAATGCTCTCTGCCGTAAGCACAACTCCTAGCTGGGGATTCCAACGCATAAGGGAGCTAGGATAAGATTCCAGATCTCAGTTGTGCTGGCATGAAGATAGGTCTCCTCAGTGATGCAGAAGACAATATCCTAGGGAGACTGGAATTAGTCCTATTCCGTACAATTCAATCCAAGATGTAAGGCatatcaagaagaaagaagttactaGGTAATGGCTACGGATGGAAATGTAACATGGTTCAGCCTAAGCGTTTCATGACAAGTGACAAGACAGCTTGAAAAAAGTGGGATATTTTCCAAAAGGATGGAAGGTGtcaagagcaaagaaaaaagggttACCTCTTCAGTTTGGGAGGGGCTGATTCTGGGCATTGGAGATACTTGTGGTGTTTTCAGCTGTGTACTGTTGCTGTCTGGAACAAGCTCTCTGTGGATTGACTGAATATGGTTTTGGAGTTCACTTTCTGATTCAAATTTAACATTGCAACTAGAGCATCGAGTCTTCAGTCCCCCTGCCTTGCTTTTGTTCTCAATGGAACTCAAGTTCTCATTTTGGCCCATGCCTTGTCTGTTACTGCTCGAAGGGATGTTGACATTCGGACTACCACGTTTACTGAGATTAACACAGCTAGCACACAGACCATATGGCAGACCGTTGATGTCAAGTTTCACTAAATCCTGTTTTGAGCGGAATTCCTTCAGGCAAGAAGCACACTTGTACAGTTTCTGGAGATGCTGCGCACGTCCCGTGGACTGCACGGCAGAACCGTTTCCAGTTTTCTGCATGTGGAACGTGCCGTGGATTTTCAGTTCCAGTGTGGAGGTCACAGTCTGCATGCACACCACACAGCGGAACCCTGTCAAGGAGTTCCTCAAGTCAGGGTGCATTTGGCAATGCTCTAAAAATTCCTCTTCGCTCTGGAGAGGCATCTTGCAAATCCTGCAGTTTCCAGTGTCCAGGCTCTTACTATGTGTGACCTTATGTTCAGTAAGAGTCAGAAGAGACGGAAACCGCTCGCCACAGATTGGGCACATATAATGTTTCACTGGTCCCAAGTGTGTCTGCATGTGCTCTCGAAGCCCATTTTCAGAGAAGAATGTTCGAGAACACACATTACACTTGTAATTCCCTTTAATGAGTTCAGCCTTTTTCTTTACTATGGCACTTTCTCCAGGTCGAATGTTGTGGTCTCGAAGCTGGTGATTTTGCAGGAGAGTCTCCATGGTATAAGCTGCTCCACAAATGTCACAGCCATACATAGGCTCAGACGTGTCCACATCTTCTTCGCTGCCGTCGTGGCTGTTATGGGACTCCTGGCTATTTGTCAACAAGGTCTGGAGTTCCACTTCCTCTTTCTGAACCTGCTCAGATGCCCCATTCGTTCCACAGTTTGgagtttttgtttcaaaaacacAATGTTTTTCCCTTAAGTGCTTTTCCAGCAAGATGATAGCATGGAAAGCTTTGCTGCAGAACTTGCAGTTGTACTTCTTGCTGTGCGTAGTAATGTGACACTGCAGCTCCACCTCTGTACCAAAGGACTCGCCGCAGAAGATGCACTTGTGTACTTTGCCCTGGTTCTCCAGGTGGTTGTGTTTAACATGAAGCTGTAGGTCAGTCTCATTGCGGAAATCCCAGTTGCAAGATGTGCATCTGTATACCTTCTTTTCATTGCTGTGCTTCACAGCCAAGTGTAGCTGAATGGAGACTTTGGAGTCAAAAACCTCTTGGCACAAGGTGCAGCGGAAGAACACAAACGTATGCATGTCCAGTAGGTGTTTCTGCAAGTCATCCACAGAAGTGAACTGCTTGTCACAACTTTCACAGATGTAGTAGGTTGAGGTGATCATGAAATGAATGGTAACATGCTTCAGCAGAGACTCCTGATTTGGAAATTCCTTGTTGCACTGAGGACAGGTCAGTTTTGGCAGGACAGTGTCAAGATGTGTTTTTAAATGAGTCTGAAAACCGTCCAAGGAAGTATACTTAGCACCACACTGATTACAAATATATTCACCTGCAGGACGAGGAGGAGCACCTCCAACTGCCTGCATCATCTTTAAAGAGGTCTGCTCAATGGTTACAGGAGATAAGGGACTCAtggctctggatttttttccattgtggATGTAATTCAGGGCCAAAGGAATGTTCTTATGGTTCTCCTTGATATGCTTGTTCAGTTTAAGAACACTATTAAATATTGGAGAATTTGTACAGTACGAACAAGAATACACTTCCACCACTGGATCTTTTGGGGTTCCAAGCACAGGGGAACCAAAACGGGAACTGCTAAGATCACAGTGGACTTGTCTAATATGCTCTTCCAGAGAAGAATCTGTAAGAAATCCCATGTAGCAATGGGGACAAAAGAATGCATTACTGTCCTTAGCAGCAGGGTTGGCAAATCCATGAGAACATCGGATGTGTTCCTGAAGTGTGTTGAGGTCGTTGAACACTTCAGAGCAGAAGTTGCACTGGTACACCATGGCAGGCATGGCAGAAACAATCAGTGCTGGGTCCGGAGCTTCGTGGACTTGCTTAAGATGTTCGTTCAGATTGTAGAGAGATGGCAATACCTCCAAACAATACTGACAGATATGGGCTTGTTCGGGTTTATCTAAATGCATAGTTTTCAGGTGTATCTGCAAAACTGCAAGGCTGGAAAATAACTGTTTGTTGCAATAAATGCAGCTATAGGTAACTTTTGGCTGTTTACTCGAAGGACCAGTGATATCTGGCACTTGCTGAGCTGCCCGCTTCCTTCCACGACCTTTTGGTATAGGGGGAGCCGTTTCCACCATGGTTGAACTATCCACCGAGAGATTGGAATCTGGAGTGGTGCTAGAGACTGAGGTGTAGCCCACAGTTACCAAAGACGGGCTGTTGCTGTGGTTGCACGACTCTGGCTGCTGGTGACTGTCCATGTGGCTGTACAGCTCCTCCACAGTATGAAAGTTCTCAGAGCAAATGCTGCATGAATTCTTCTTCTCACCATTATGAGCCTGCTCCATGTGATTCATCAGAGACGTTTCCTCTACAAAGAGTTCATGACAGTAAACACACTGAAGAGCAGATCGGTCTTCATTAGGGGAACACTCGGGGTGACATTCTGCAATGTGCTTTTGAAGATCTTCAGGAAAATCAAAGCCTTCTTCGCACTGACTGCATTTCTGAgtgtctttcattttccagtccTCCATCCGGGAAGCGGACTGAGAGCCATCTTTGTTCCTCTCGTGGACCTGCATGTGACCGTGCAGCGAACTAGATGACAGGAACCCACGTCTACAAATGGCACACTTATATGGCTTGTTGGACGTATGAGTCTTTAAGTGAATTTTGAGATGATCGCTCCTTGAGAACGCTGCGTCACACTCACTGCAGTGATACTTCTTGTCTCCCGTATGAAGCTTTATGTGGCGGTCCCTGCTCCGTTTATGTTTGAAGAGACGACTGCAATACGTGCATTTGAAAGGGAGCTTGTCGCTGTGACTTTGCTCGTGGTGCTTTAAGTAGCTGAGGCGGCTGAACGATTTGTCACAAAACTGGCATGGATAGGGCAACCCTGGGCCTCCTTCCTCTTCACCAAAATCACAACCTTCTCCATGGCTCGGGGAAGTCTGGTCCTTGCTAGAAGGCGATGATGCTGGCCATGAGCAAGTGGGGTCATCCTCAACATCCACTCCatctgaaatgagaaagaaacatgCCCACAAGCTTAATCGCTACAGTCCAAAGGAGACCAGCAAATACATATACACAATGCAGAACTAAAACACATTAAACTCAGACTGGGATATTTCTTACACCCGTATTCAACAGCTTTAAgaccacatttatttttatcagactgtaaaacattaaaagttatttaataaCTCTGTGCCTATATTacctttttattgcttttttatcATTCTTTCTAAGTTGCAGGATATGTATTATACATTGACAACTTtattaaaatgcagattttaatatatttaatgtttcttttgtatCCATTGTAAAATGATTTGCATATTATGTGAGCATCGAAG containing:
- the ZNF521 gene encoding zinc finger protein 521 isoform X11, whose amino-acid sequence is MQVHERNKDGSQSASRMEDWKMKDTQKCSQCEEGFDFPEDLQKHIAECHPECSPNEDRSALQCVYCHELFVEETSLMNHMEQAHNGEKKNSCSICSENFHTVEELYSHMDSHQQPESCNHSNSPSLVTVGYTSVSSTTPDSNLSVDSSTMVETAPPIPKGRGRKRAAQQVPDITGPSSKQPKVTYSCIYCNKQLFSSLAVLQIHLKTMHLDKPEQAHICQYCLEVLPSLYNLNEHLKQVHEAPDPALIVSAMPAMVYQCNFCSEVFNDLNTLQEHIRCSHGFANPAAKDSNAFFCPHCYMGFLTDSSLEEHIRQVHCDLSSSRFGSPVLGTPKDPVVEVYSCSYCTNSPIFNSVLKLNKHIKENHKNIPLALNYIHNGKKSRAMSPLSPVTIEQTSLKMMQAVGGAPPRPAGEYICNQCGAKYTSLDGFQTHLKTHLDTVLPKLTCPQCNKEFPNQESLLKHVTIHFMITSTYYICESCDKQFTSVDDLQKHLLDMHTFVFFRCTLCQEVFDSKVSIQLHLAVKHSNEKKVYRCTSCNWDFRNETDLQLHVKHNHLENQGKVHKCIFCGESFGTEVELQCHITTHSKKYNCKFCSKAFHAIILLEKHLREKHCVFETKTPNCGTNGASEQVQKEEVELQTLLTNSQESHNSHDGSEEDVDTSEPMYGCDICGAAYTMETLLQNHQLRDHNIRPGESAIVKKKAELIKGNYKCNVCSRTFFSENGLREHMQTHLGPVKHYMCPICGERFPSLLTLTEHKVTHSKSLDTGNCRICKMPLQSEEEFLEHCQMHPDLRNSLTGFRCVVCMQTVTSTLELKIHGTFHMQKTGNGSAVQSTGRAQHLQKLYKCASCLKEFRSKQDLVKLDINGLPYGLCASCVNLSKRGSPNVNIPSSSNRQGMGQNENLSSIENKSKAGGLKTRCSSCNVKFESESELQNHIQSIHRELVPDSNSTQLKTPQVSPMPRISPSQTEEKKTYQCIKCQMVFYNEWDIQVHVANHMIDEGLNHECKLCNQTFDSPAKLQCHLIEHSFEGMGGTFKCPVCFTVFVQANKLQQHIFSAHGQEDKIYDCTQCPQKFFFQTELQNHTMTQHSS